From the Nocardiopsis changdeensis genome, one window contains:
- a CDS encoding DUF6668 family protein has protein sequence MGLPLRVFPQSASVWWVGAHGGAGESTFAKLLPGSVESHHTWPQSATPLPGGIPVVLMARTGLSGLESARNALTQWASGTVPGIQLLGLALVSDAPGKLPKPLKDFAHLVGGGAPRVWRVPWMEQWRTDPPTAPDPRGMPAELRKLIKSVQVLIQKS, from the coding sequence GTGGGCCTCCCACTCCGCGTTTTTCCGCAAAGCGCCAGCGTGTGGTGGGTGGGAGCACATGGAGGGGCGGGCGAGAGCACCTTCGCCAAACTTCTCCCGGGGTCGGTCGAGAGCCACCACACATGGCCACAATCGGCCACACCCCTCCCCGGTGGAATTCCGGTGGTGTTAATGGCCAGAACCGGCCTCTCAGGTTTGGAGTCCGCCCGGAACGCCCTTACACAATGGGCCTCCGGCACCGTTCCCGGAATCCAGCTGCTGGGCCTTGCCCTGGTGTCCGACGCGCCCGGTAAGCTTCCGAAACCCCTGAAGGACTTCGCGCATCTAGTAGGAGGGGGAGCTCCCCGAGTCTGGCGCGTCCCCTGGATGGAACAATGGCGGACCGATCCGCCCACCGCCCCGGATCCACGCGGCATGCCCGCTGAGCTGCGAAAACTCATAAAAAGCGTGCAAGTCCTGATCCAGAAAAGCTAG
- a CDS encoding lytic transglycosylase domain-containing protein, which translates to MKQLLYLPLALIAFIMVFVLLLVGVIAEEADGSFQEFPDSVPGIPDVVLFAYVAAASGVDEYAPGCEGMSWSLVAGIGYEESKHGTHDGSEADEEGNVRPPIIGIPLDGTNDTARIEDTDDGEMDGDEEFDRAVGPMQFIPGSWNIYGQDGDGNGEKDPNNIFDAAAATVAHLCRSGGNDLTTDEKMRQAIRGYNNSGEYVNDVMERKAHYDSLHVRPDGGQVGGGEMVSCANLGQLHPTMCSVHEHLNEKFGAFYLSAGGYRNESTSDHGYGMAIDYMMGPYGGIPSMENHAMAIQVINYVIKNHEILGVKGLIYDRHIWNAQRDSVGDWNAVRRFHQNTGDLTQDHVDHIHLAAGPGRMR; encoded by the coding sequence GTGAAGCAGCTTCTCTATCTCCCCCTGGCGTTGATCGCCTTCATCATGGTCTTCGTTCTGCTTTTGGTCGGCGTGATCGCAGAAGAGGCCGATGGTTCATTCCAGGAGTTCCCGGATTCCGTGCCGGGCATCCCGGACGTCGTCCTGTTCGCCTACGTCGCGGCTGCTTCCGGTGTCGACGAGTACGCTCCGGGGTGCGAGGGGATGAGCTGGTCCCTGGTCGCGGGTATCGGTTATGAGGAAAGCAAGCACGGAACGCACGACGGGTCCGAAGCCGACGAAGAAGGGAATGTCCGACCCCCGATCATAGGCATCCCGCTCGACGGCACCAACGATACGGCCCGAATCGAGGACACGGACGACGGGGAGATGGACGGGGACGAGGAATTCGATCGAGCCGTCGGTCCCATGCAGTTCATTCCCGGCTCGTGGAATATATACGGGCAGGACGGGGACGGCAACGGCGAGAAGGACCCGAACAATATCTTCGATGCCGCTGCGGCGACCGTGGCTCACCTGTGCAGGAGTGGTGGGAACGACCTCACGACCGACGAGAAGATGCGCCAGGCGATTCGGGGGTACAACAATTCCGGCGAATACGTGAACGACGTCATGGAACGCAAGGCGCACTACGACTCCCTGCACGTCAGGCCGGACGGCGGCCAGGTCGGCGGAGGCGAGATGGTCTCCTGTGCCAACCTCGGTCAACTGCACCCGACCATGTGCTCGGTCCACGAACACCTGAACGAGAAGTTCGGCGCCTTCTACCTCTCCGCCGGCGGGTACCGGAATGAGAGCACCAGCGACCATGGTTACGGGATGGCCATCGACTACATGATGGGACCGTACGGCGGTATCCCCTCGATGGAGAACCACGCCATGGCCATCCAGGTGATCAACTATGTCATCAAGAACCATGAAATTCTCGGGGTCAAGGGTTTGATCTATGACCGGCACATCTGGAACGCGCAGAGGGACAGCGTGGGGGACTGGAACGCTGTCCGGCGTTTCCATCAGAACACCGGGGATCTCACCCAGGACCATGTCGACCACATCCACCTCGCGGCCGGCCCCGGCCGTATGAGGTGA
- a CDS encoding glycerophosphodiester phosphodiesterase family protein, producing the protein MRRNKLDSPIKIISHRGASGHRPEHTLASYELGARHGGDFIEMDLVATRDGRLICRHEAEIGETTDVADRPEFADRRTTRTIDGREVTGFFAQDFTLEEIKTLRARERLQDVRTMNALMDGTYEIPTLEEVIDLALSLTAELKRPIGIYPETKHPSYHVSQGLDLEPPLIAALKEAGLTGPEPRVPVFLQSFEAESLRKLAETELPLVFLMGTEEHWRHYTTPDGLAEVAAFAHAIGPAKALIAPVGENGDFTEPTSLVDDAHEAGLLVHPYTFRSENHFLPPALRSDGDAGDYGSFAAEYELFFELGVDGVFTDFSRHAFLVREHFLEAGQAAQNGQGGQKKGG; encoded by the coding sequence GTGCGCAGGAACAAGTTGGATTCCCCCATCAAGATCATCTCCCACCGGGGTGCGTCGGGGCACCGGCCCGAGCACACGCTGGCCTCCTACGAGCTGGGCGCCCGGCACGGTGGCGACTTCATCGAGATGGACCTGGTCGCGACCCGGGACGGCCGGCTGATCTGCCGGCACGAGGCCGAGATCGGCGAGACCACCGACGTCGCCGACCGCCCGGAGTTCGCCGACCGGCGCACCACCCGGACCATCGACGGCCGGGAGGTCACCGGGTTCTTCGCCCAGGACTTCACCCTGGAGGAGATCAAGACGCTGCGCGCCAGGGAGCGCCTCCAGGACGTGCGCACCATGAACGCGCTGATGGACGGGACCTACGAGATCCCGACCCTGGAGGAGGTCATCGACCTGGCCCTCTCCCTCACCGCGGAGCTGAAGCGGCCGATCGGGATCTACCCCGAGACCAAGCACCCCTCCTACCACGTGTCCCAGGGCCTGGACCTGGAGCCGCCGCTGATCGCGGCGCTCAAGGAGGCCGGGCTGACCGGGCCGGAGCCGCGGGTGCCGGTGTTCCTCCAGTCGTTCGAGGCCGAGAGCCTGCGCAAGCTCGCCGAGACGGAGCTGCCGCTGGTGTTCCTGATGGGCACCGAGGAGCACTGGCGGCACTACACCACTCCGGACGGGCTGGCCGAGGTGGCGGCGTTCGCGCACGCGATCGGGCCGGCCAAGGCGCTGATCGCGCCGGTCGGCGAGAACGGGGACTTCACCGAGCCGACCTCGCTGGTGGACGACGCGCACGAGGCGGGGCTGCTGGTGCACCCGTACACGTTCCGCAGCGAGAACCACTTCCTGCCGCCGGCGCTGCGCTCGGACGGCGACGCGGGCGACTACGGCTCGTTCGCCGCGGAGTACGAGCTGTTCTTCGAGCTGGGCGTGGACGGGGTGTTCACCGACTTCTCCCGGCACGCGTTCCTGGTGCGCGAGCACTTCCTGGAGGCCGGGCAGGCCGCCCAGAACGGCCAGGGCGGCCAGAAGAAGGGTGGCTGA
- the serC gene encoding phosphoserine transaminase: MTEIQIPANLLPSDGRFGSGPSKVRPAQLEALASSGSRYLGTSHRQKPVKSLVSRVRAGISDLFSLPEGYEVVLGNGGTTAFWDIAAHGLLREKSQHLSFGEFSSKFAKVAKGAPWLAEPTVVATDPGTHGEAVAEAGVDVYALTHNETSTGVAAPIARVAGADEDALVLVDATSGAGGLPVDIAQTDVYYFAPQKSFAADGGLWLAVMSPRALARVEEIAASGRYIPEFFSLTTAVDNSRKDQTYNTPAVATLLLLAEQLEWINGQGGLDWSVARTAESSSILYTWAEKSAVATPFVTDPAKRSQVVATIDFSDDVDAAAVAKVLRANGVVDTEPYRKLGRNQLRVATFPAVEPADVQALTECIDHVLTRLS; encoded by the coding sequence GTGACCGAGATTCAGATTCCCGCGAACCTCCTGCCCTCCGACGGCCGATTCGGCAGCGGCCCCTCCAAAGTCCGCCCGGCCCAGCTGGAGGCGCTGGCCTCCTCCGGCTCCCGCTACCTGGGGACCTCGCACCGGCAGAAGCCCGTGAAGTCCCTGGTCTCTCGGGTGCGCGCCGGGATCTCCGACCTGTTCTCCCTGCCCGAGGGGTACGAGGTCGTCCTCGGCAACGGCGGCACCACCGCCTTCTGGGACATCGCCGCCCACGGCCTGCTGCGCGAGAAGTCCCAGCACCTGTCGTTCGGCGAGTTCTCGAGCAAGTTCGCGAAGGTCGCCAAGGGCGCCCCGTGGCTGGCCGAGCCGACCGTGGTCGCCACCGACCCCGGGACCCACGGCGAGGCCGTCGCCGAGGCCGGGGTGGACGTCTACGCCCTCACCCACAACGAGACCTCCACCGGTGTGGCCGCGCCCATCGCGAGGGTGGCCGGGGCCGACGAGGACGCCCTGGTGCTGGTCGACGCCACCAGCGGCGCCGGCGGCCTGCCGGTCGACATCGCCCAGACCGACGTCTACTACTTCGCCCCGCAGAAGAGCTTCGCGGCCGACGGCGGCCTGTGGCTGGCCGTCATGTCGCCCAGGGCGCTGGCCCGGGTCGAGGAGATCGCTGCGAGCGGCCGGTACATCCCCGAGTTCTTCTCGCTCACCACCGCCGTCGACAACTCCCGCAAGGACCAGACCTACAACACCCCGGCCGTGGCCACCCTGCTGCTCCTGGCCGAGCAGCTGGAGTGGATCAACGGGCAGGGCGGCCTGGACTGGTCGGTGGCGCGCACCGCCGAGTCCTCCTCGATCCTGTACACCTGGGCCGAGAAGTCCGCGGTCGCGACGCCGTTCGTCACCGACCCGGCCAAGCGCTCCCAGGTCGTGGCGACGATCGACTTCAGCGACGACGTGGACGCCGCCGCCGTCGCCAAGGTGCTGCGCGCCAACGGCGTCGTGGACACCGAGCCGTACCGCAAGCTGGGCCGCAACCAGCTGCGCGTCGCGACGTTCCCCGCGGTCGAGCCCGCCGACGTGCAGGCCCTGACCGAGTGCATCGACCACGTGCTCACGCGGCTCTCCTGA